In the genome of Coraliomargarita algicola, one region contains:
- a CDS encoding glycoside hydrolase family 13 protein → MLKKFTHLLQLSSFLAASLNVTQAAPDWAKDIIWYQIFPERFNNGDPSNDPTRASLDDPRNVSPKWEITPWDSEWFDRADWEKEMSYHFPDTLQHRRYGGDLQGVIDKLDYLKELGITGIYFNPIFYANSLHKYDGNSFHHIDPHFGPDPAGDLALIAEESSNPRSWQWTAADKLFLKLLAEAKARGIRIIIDGVWNHTGRDFFAFADIRTTFQKSRYARWYHIKEFDDPRTARNEFDYHGWYGFKSLPEFANDPSGNNLAPGPKRYIFNATKRWMDPNNDGDPSDGIAGWRLDVAEEVPAGFWKEWHAYIREINPEVFTSAEIWGSAANYLKDTHFASAMNYRGFAIPVKGWLIDGKITASEFAARLDQERNSHQGDTAYILQNLVDSHDTQRVASAIANRDSFPEYKNADWFDYDDGERVHARTHGYNNGPPDADGRRIWKMLTLCQATYVGAPMIYYGSEVGMWGADDPEDRMPTWWHRFDPEIHDSYQSAFKLRHAQPALRRGDFKVLETRDGSQLFAFERTLGDQRLVIVLNRGKGDVTLDGDYLDGLKVIHSTDPAANTRRLPPLSAAVFGK, encoded by the coding sequence GTGCTAAAAAAATTCACTCACCTCCTGCAATTATCCTCTTTCCTCGCTGCGTCATTAAACGTCACGCAGGCCGCCCCCGATTGGGCGAAGGACATAATCTGGTATCAAATCTTCCCGGAGCGCTTTAACAACGGTGATCCCAGCAACGATCCCACCCGTGCCTCACTGGACGACCCGCGCAATGTTTCGCCCAAGTGGGAAATCACCCCGTGGGATTCCGAATGGTTCGACCGCGCGGATTGGGAAAAGGAGATGAGCTATCATTTCCCCGATACCCTACAACACCGCCGTTATGGTGGCGACCTGCAAGGTGTCATCGACAAGCTCGACTACTTGAAAGAGCTCGGCATCACTGGCATTTATTTCAACCCGATCTTTTACGCCAACTCTCTGCATAAATACGACGGCAACAGCTTTCACCACATCGATCCGCACTTCGGCCCCGACCCCGCAGGTGACCTCGCACTGATCGCCGAAGAATCCAGCAATCCGCGCAGCTGGCAATGGACCGCCGCCGACAAGCTTTTCCTCAAGCTGCTAGCAGAAGCCAAAGCGCGCGGCATCCGTATCATCATCGACGGCGTCTGGAACCATACCGGGCGCGACTTCTTCGCCTTCGCCGACATTCGCACCACCTTTCAAAAGTCCCGCTACGCGCGCTGGTATCACATCAAAGAGTTCGACGATCCCCGCACCGCGCGCAACGAGTTCGACTACCACGGCTGGTATGGTTTCAAGAGCCTACCCGAATTTGCCAACGATCCCAGCGGCAACAACCTCGCCCCTGGCCCCAAGCGCTACATTTTCAACGCAACGAAGCGCTGGATGGACCCCAACAACGACGGCGATCCCAGCGACGGCATCGCCGGCTGGCGCCTCGACGTGGCCGAAGAAGTGCCAGCCGGATTTTGGAAGGAATGGCACGCCTACATCCGCGAGATCAACCCCGAGGTCTTCACCTCTGCCGAGATCTGGGGCAGCGCGGCGAACTATCTAAAAGACACCCACTTCGCCTCTGCCATGAATTACCGCGGCTTCGCCATCCCCGTCAAAGGCTGGCTGATCGACGGAAAAATTACCGCCAGTGAATTCGCCGCACGGCTCGACCAAGAGCGCAACAGCCACCAAGGCGACACCGCCTATATTCTGCAAAATCTAGTCGATTCGCACGACACCCAACGCGTCGCTTCCGCCATCGCCAACCGCGACAGTTTCCCCGAATACAAAAACGCCGACTGGTTCGACTACGACGACGGCGAACGCGTGCACGCCCGCACCCACGGCTACAACAACGGCCCCCCCGACGCCGATGGACGCCGTATCTGGAAAATGCTCACCCTCTGTCAAGCCACCTACGTCGGTGCGCCCATGATCTACTACGGCAGCGAAGTCGGCATGTGGGGCGCCGACGACCCCGAAGACCGCATGCCCACCTGGTGGCATCGCTTCGATCCAGAAATCCACGACAGCTATCAAAGCGCGTTCAAATTACGTCACGCCCAGCCCGCATTGCGCCGAGGAGATTTCAAAGTGCTCGAAACTCGCGACGGCAGCCAACTCTTCGCCTTCGAGCGCACCCTCGGCGACCAGCGCCTAGTGATCGTCCTCAATCGCGGCAAAGGCGATGTCACCCTCGACGGCGATTACCTCGACGGTTTAAAAGTCATCCACAGCACCGATCCCGCAGCCAACACCCGTCGCCTCCCCCCGCTCAGCGCCGCGGTGTTTGGCAAGTAG